CAACGAAAGAACTTCCACCAGAATCTTCACGAGTTTGTCCCTGCTCTCGAAAAACTCACACTCTCCCTGATGACGGAACCAGGTCATTTGGCGCTTGGCGTAGCGGCGTGTGTTTTGTTTGATTAACGCAATTGCTTCTTCAAGTGAATACTTGCCGTAGATGTGATCAAGCAGTTCACGGTAGCCAATGACGTTCGACTTCCTGATTGCCTCTCCCCGACCATTGTCTATAAGCGAAGTCAACTCATCCAGCCAACCTTCGGCCATCATCTCATCTACACGCCCATTGATGCGTTCGTACAGCTTCTCTCGTAGCGGTGCCAGGCAATAGTGTTGAAACTTGTAGTCGCTCTTGTGGTATGCACCGGTGACAGCCAACTCAGAACGTGTTTTGCCTGTTCGTTCGAAAATCTCAAGGGCACGGATCACACGCACTTTGTTGTTAGGATGCAACCGGGCTGCTTCAAGCGGGTCGATCTGTTCCAATCGCTCATACATGGCCTGCGCTCCGATTCGATCAATCTCCTGTTCAAGACGTTTGCGAATTGACAGGTTATCGCCCTCAATTTCTACCACACCTTCGGATAAAGCTCTCAAGTAAAGACCGGTTCCTCCAACAACAACCGGAATATTCCCACGGCTGAGAATTGCGCCAATAGATCTGTTGGCGTCATCAATGAAACGATAGGCAGAATATCGCTCTCCGGGATCAACGATATCGACCAAGTGAATTTCTACGGCCTTGCATTCTTCGGGAGTAGGTTTGGCAGTACCAATATCAAGATGCTTGATAATCTGGCGTGAATCGGCCGAGACGACTTCGATTGGCAACGTACCAGCCAACGTCACGGCTACGCCGGTTTTGC
The sequence above is a segment of the Candidatus Zixiibacteriota bacterium genome. Coding sequences within it:
- the miaA gene encoding tRNA (adenosine(37)-N6)-dimethylallyltransferase MiaA, which translates into the protein MGNLPPIPIICGPTASGKTGVAVTLAGTLPIEVVSADSRQIIKHLDIGTAKPTPEECKAVEIHLVDIVDPGERYSAYRFIDDANRSIGAILSRGNIPVVVGGTGLYLRALSEGVVEIEGDNLSIRKRLEQEIDRIGAQAMYERLEQIDPLEAARLHPNNKVRVIRALEIFERTGKTRSELAVTGAYHKSDYKFQHYCLAPLREKLYERINGRVDEMMAEGWLDELTSLIDNGRGEAIRKSNVIGYRELLDHIYGKYSLEEAIALIKQNTRRYAKRQMTWFRHQGECEFFESRDKLVKILVEVLSLFPRTML